A portion of the Rhodanobacter sp. AS-Z3 genome contains these proteins:
- the rseP gene encoding RIP metalloprotease RseP, which yields MTSFFGSVFWLLVTLGVLVTFHEFGHYWVARRCGVKVLRFSVGFGNAIWKHIGRDGTEYQIAAIPLGGYVKMLDAREGEVDPALQGQEFTGKSVWRRIAIVAAGPGFNLIFTIAAFWLMFMLGRPDAAPLVTATPQSIAAQAGILPGDRILSVDGEQVSTYTDAMDGVVNALLGRTPLPLTVRGADGRSRELVLPLDELPAGEGVAKYLDQLGLKLASSPAVVASVMPGQPAALGGLQAGDRIVAVNSLPVADYAAFQTLVPVEAAKSPRLTLAIDRHGKPVQLSVEARHESLQGQPARWVIGVMGTGPEQVTLRYGPIKAFSASLEATWRNTAQTFNLIGKMVSGQASTNNLSGVIGIASVANQSASMGLPWFLNFLALVSLSLAILNLLPIPVLDGGHLLYYVVELVKGSPVSEQTMVIGQYIGIALLFTLMGLAFYNDIHRMLPS from the coding sequence ATGACTTCCTTCTTCGGCTCGGTGTTCTGGTTGCTGGTGACGCTTGGCGTCCTGGTGACCTTTCATGAATTTGGCCACTACTGGGTCGCGCGCCGCTGTGGGGTCAAGGTGCTGCGCTTTTCGGTCGGCTTCGGCAACGCGATCTGGAAGCACATCGGCCGCGATGGCACCGAATACCAGATCGCCGCGATCCCGCTGGGCGGCTACGTCAAGATGCTGGACGCCCGCGAGGGCGAGGTCGACCCCGCGCTGCAGGGCCAGGAATTCACCGGCAAGTCGGTGTGGAGACGCATCGCCATTGTCGCCGCCGGCCCGGGTTTCAATCTGATCTTCACCATTGCTGCGTTCTGGCTGATGTTCATGCTCGGCCGACCGGATGCCGCGCCGCTGGTGACCGCCACGCCGCAAAGCATCGCCGCCCAGGCCGGCATCCTGCCCGGCGACCGCATCCTCAGCGTGGATGGTGAACAGGTCAGCACGTACACCGACGCGATGGACGGCGTGGTCAACGCGCTGCTTGGGCGCACGCCACTGCCACTGACCGTGCGCGGAGCCGACGGTCGTTCGCGCGAATTGGTATTGCCGCTGGACGAACTGCCGGCTGGTGAAGGCGTGGCCAAATACCTCGACCAATTGGGCCTGAAGCTCGCGTCGTCACCGGCTGTGGTCGCCAGCGTCATGCCCGGGCAACCGGCGGCCCTGGGCGGTCTGCAAGCCGGTGATCGCATCGTGGCGGTGAACAGCCTGCCGGTGGCCGACTATGCCGCCTTCCAGACGCTGGTGCCGGTTGAAGCGGCAAAGTCGCCACGCCTGACCCTGGCCATCGACCGCCATGGCAAGCCTGTGCAGCTGAGCGTCGAGGCGCGACACGAGTCGCTGCAAGGCCAGCCGGCTCGCTGGGTCATCGGTGTGATGGGCACGGGCCCGGAACAGGTCACCCTTCGCTATGGGCCGATCAAGGCGTTTTCCGCCTCGCTCGAAGCCACCTGGCGCAACACCGCGCAGACCTTCAACCTGATCGGCAAGATGGTCAGCGGTCAGGCATCGACGAACAACCTGTCCGGCGTCATCGGCATTGCCTCGGTTGCCAACCAGTCCGCCAGCATGGGCCTGCCCTGGTTCCTCAATTTCCTCGCGCTGGTATCGCTGAGCCTGGCGATCCTCAACCTGCTGCCGATCCCGGTCCTCGATGGCGGACACCTGCTGTATTATGTTGTCGAGTTGGTCAAGGGTAGCCCGGTCAGCGAACAGACGATGGTGATCGGCCAGTACATCGGCATTGCCTTGTTGTTCACCCTGATGGGGCTGGCTTTTTACAACGATATTCACCGCATGCTGCCGTCGTGA
- the bamA gene encoding outer membrane protein assembly factor BamA, translating to MKRIAALILLASLSANAFAFDPFVVSDIRIDGLSRISAGTVYNYLPINKGDQLTNDGAQRAIRALYQTKFFSDVEMDRQGSILVIKVVERPSIAKLTLRGNKDIKTDDLKKGLKEIGLTEGETFDRLALDNVQQELIRQYYNRGKYNVSVDPHVTRLDRNRVAVEIEIREGKAAKIKELNILGNHAFTDKDIRENFESDTTGLMSWYSKNDQYSREKLSGDLEKLQSYYMDRGYADFGVDSTQVAISPDKRAMYIDASIKEGEIYKVTDVKLLGDLILPEKTMRQLVFVKEGETFNRAAIEASSKAIKAVLANIGYAYAKVTPIPKLDKEKRTVDLTMYVEPGQRVYVRRVVFQGNTRTEDGVLRRELRQLEGSWYSQAAIDRSKVRLQRLGYFKTVDIDKKLVPGTQDKVDVTVKVEEQSAGSMQFGVGYSQYSGIILNASVSQNNLFGTGDSVSVSGERSSYYTRLSMNYYNPYLTDSGIGLGYSASYSKTDYGNTDFANYATSAKSFSSYLGIPISETDGLRVGLGISTNKVNLFPGYSPRVLVDYQNQIGNKTIHTWTGTLGWNHDTRNSYWAPTRGGLMSASSDVALPGSTVQYWKLTTELNHYWPIGKGFVLYLDGQLGYGKTYGKNGITDAAFDALNTATQAQTPGRTLTDMRQDLPFWQNYYAGGVRDVRGFQDNTLGPRVCIDGSVPDLKGMCGGGGYYAQPIGGAFKVLGTAQVFLPLPFLKDVNTARVSWFMDVGNAFKDYKSFNSSELRASTGLSLQWQAPIGPLIISLAVPLRSQEADRHYQERIQFTFGSQF from the coding sequence ATGAAGCGTATCGCCGCGCTGATCCTGCTTGCCTCCCTCTCCGCCAATGCGTTTGCGTTCGACCCGTTCGTGGTGTCCGACATCCGCATCGACGGCCTCAGCCGGATTTCCGCCGGCACCGTCTACAACTATCTGCCGATCAACAAGGGCGACCAGCTGACCAACGACGGCGCCCAGCGCGCCATCCGCGCGCTGTATCAGACCAAGTTCTTCAGCGACGTCGAGATGGATCGCCAAGGCAGCATCCTGGTGATCAAGGTGGTCGAACGACCGTCAATCGCCAAGTTGACCCTGCGCGGCAACAAGGACATCAAGACCGACGACCTGAAAAAGGGCCTGAAAGAGATCGGCCTCACCGAAGGCGAGACCTTTGATCGACTGGCACTGGACAATGTGCAGCAAGAGCTGATCCGGCAGTACTACAACCGCGGCAAGTACAACGTCTCGGTCGACCCGCACGTAACCCGTCTGGATCGCAACCGCGTTGCCGTGGAAATCGAAATCCGCGAAGGCAAGGCCGCCAAGATCAAGGAGCTGAACATCCTTGGCAACCATGCGTTTACCGACAAGGACATTCGCGAAAATTTCGAATCAGACACCACTGGCTTGATGTCCTGGTACTCGAAGAACGACCAGTATTCACGCGAAAAGCTTTCCGGCGACCTGGAAAAGCTGCAGTCCTACTATATGGATCGCGGCTATGCCGACTTTGGCGTGGACTCCACCCAGGTGGCTATTTCGCCGGACAAGCGCGCGATGTACATCGACGCCTCGATCAAGGAAGGCGAGATCTACAAGGTGACCGACGTCAAGTTGCTCGGTGACTTGATCCTGCCTGAGAAGACCATGCGCCAGCTGGTGTTCGTGAAGGAAGGTGAGACCTTCAACCGCGCCGCGATCGAAGCGAGCAGCAAGGCGATCAAGGCGGTACTGGCCAATATCGGCTACGCCTACGCCAAGGTCACTCCGATCCCGAAGCTGGACAAGGAAAAGCGCACGGTCGACCTGACCATGTACGTCGAGCCCGGCCAGCGCGTTTACGTGCGCCGCGTGGTGTTCCAGGGCAATACGCGCACCGAAGACGGCGTGCTGCGCCGCGAACTGCGTCAGCTTGAGGGCTCGTGGTATTCGCAGGCGGCCATCGACCGCTCCAAGGTGCGTCTGCAGCGGCTTGGCTATTTCAAGACAGTCGACATCGACAAGAAGCTCGTGCCTGGAACCCAGGACAAGGTGGATGTCACGGTCAAGGTCGAAGAACAATCCGCCGGCAGCATGCAGTTCGGCGTGGGCTACTCGCAATACTCCGGCATCATCCTGAATGCCTCGGTGTCGCAGAACAATCTGTTCGGCACCGGTGACAGTGTCTCGGTCAGCGGCGAGCGCAGCAGCTATTACACGCGCCTGTCGATGAATTACTACAACCCGTATCTGACCGACAGCGGCATCGGCCTCGGCTACAGCGCGTCGTATTCAAAGACCGACTACGGCAATACCGATTTCGCGAACTACGCCACCAGCGCGAAGAGTTTCTCTTCCTACCTGGGCATTCCGATCAGCGAAACCGATGGTCTGCGCGTGGGTCTGGGCATCAGTACCAACAAGGTAAACCTGTTCCCGGGATACAGCCCTCGGGTGCTGGTCGACTACCAGAACCAGATCGGCAACAAGACCATCCATACCTGGACTGGCACGCTGGGCTGGAACCACGACACCCGCAACAGTTACTGGGCTCCGACCCGCGGCGGCCTGATGTCGGCGTCGAGTGACGTCGCCCTGCCCGGCTCGACCGTGCAGTACTGGAAGCTCACCACCGAACTCAATCATTACTGGCCGATCGGCAAGGGCTTTGTGCTCTACCTCGATGGTCAGCTCGGTTACGGCAAGACCTACGGCAAGAACGGCATCACCGATGCTGCCTTCGATGCGCTGAACACGGCCACCCAGGCACAAACCCCGGGCCGTACTCTTACCGACATGCGCCAGGACCTGCCGTTCTGGCAGAACTACTATGCCGGCGGTGTGCGTGACGTGCGTGGCTTCCAGGACAACACGCTGGGACCACGCGTGTGCATCGACGGCAGCGTCCCTGATCTGAAGGGCATGTGCGGCGGCGGCGGTTACTACGCTCAGCCAATCGGTGGCGCGTTCAAGGTCTTGGGCACGGCGCAGGTGTTCCTGCCGCTGCCGTTCCTCAAGGACGTCAACACCGCACGCGTCTCGTGGTTCATGGACGTCGGTAACGCGTTCAAGGATTACAAGAGCTTCAACTCCTCGGAACTGCGGGCATCAACCGGCCTGTCGCTGCAGTGGCAAGCACCGATCGGACCGCTGATCATCAGCCTGGCCGTGCCGCTACGCTCGCAGGAGGCCGACCGTCACTATCAGGAACGCATCCAGTTCACCTTCGGCAGCCAGTTCTGA
- a CDS encoding TlpA disulfide reductase family protein, with product MCRIAITLLGLLFCFNAVASARPKLQPGDTPPDTLGSTQHGQDVTVSSLHGKVVVISFWATWCGYCMEEIPVLAKLQAVATQRGLPLQVVAVNYREDRETFVRTSRVLRSSLPELLVTWDRDGAIGKPYGVSGIPVMVMLHRDGTIAHIHVGYGEDMLDSLLGEINALMLEQPAATAAVTRP from the coding sequence ATGTGCCGAATCGCGATCACATTGCTTGGCCTGTTGTTCTGCTTCAACGCAGTCGCCAGCGCAAGACCGAAACTGCAGCCTGGTGATACCCCGCCGGACACGCTGGGCAGCACCCAACACGGGCAGGATGTAACCGTCTCGTCGTTGCACGGCAAGGTGGTGGTAATCAGTTTCTGGGCCACCTGGTGTGGCTACTGCATGGAAGAAATTCCGGTACTGGCGAAGTTGCAGGCCGTGGCTACCCAGCGCGGACTGCCGTTGCAAGTCGTTGCGGTCAACTATCGCGAGGACCGCGAGACGTTCGTGCGTACGTCGCGCGTGCTGCGCAGCAGCCTGCCGGAACTGCTGGTCACCTGGGATCGCGATGGTGCGATCGGCAAACCGTACGGCGTAAGCGGCATTCCGGTGATGGTGATGTTGCATCGTGACGGCACGATTGCCCATATCCATGTCGGTTACGGCGAGGACATGCTCGATAGCCTGCTTGGCGAAATCAATGCCCTGATGCTGGAACAGCCGGCAGCCACCGCAGCCGTCACAAGGCCATGA
- the rnhB gene encoding ribonuclease HII encodes MLEHPAAAPPLSSAGVLIAGVDEAGRGPLAGPLAVAAVILDSTRPISGLNDSKKLSAAKREALYPQIIERALAWCVILIEPDEIDRLNIFQATMTGMSRAVVGLTPAAHEALIDGNKLPKDLPCAGRAIVGGDALEPSISAASILAKVSRDRLMVAMDALHPGYGFAVHKGYPTPAHLAALQQLGPCPQHRRSFAPVRLLLDQARLF; translated from the coding sequence GTGCTTGAGCATCCCGCTGCCGCCCCGCCTTTGAGCAGCGCGGGCGTGCTCATCGCCGGTGTCGACGAAGCGGGACGCGGCCCGCTGGCCGGCCCGCTGGCTGTCGCCGCCGTGATCCTCGATTCGACGCGTCCAATCAGCGGACTGAACGATTCGAAAAAACTCAGCGCAGCGAAACGCGAAGCGCTCTACCCGCAGATCATCGAGCGCGCGCTGGCCTGGTGCGTGATCCTGATCGAACCGGACGAAATTGATCGGCTGAACATCTTCCAGGCCACCATGACCGGCATGAGCCGGGCGGTTGTCGGCCTCACACCTGCCGCACACGAAGCACTGATTGACGGCAACAAGCTGCCGAAGGACCTGCCCTGCGCCGGTCGCGCCATCGTCGGTGGCGACGCGCTGGAGCCGTCGATAAGCGCCGCATCGATCCTTGCCAAAGTCAGCCGTGATCGGCTGATGGTGGCGATGGATGCACTGCACCCCGGCTATGGCTTTGCCGTACACAAGGGTTATCCGACACCGGCGCATCTGGCAGCGCTGCAACAGTTGGGGCCCTGCCCCCAGCACCGCCGCAGCTTTGCCCCGGTACGCCTACTGCTTGATCAGGCGCGACTGTTCTGA
- the lpxB gene encoding lipid-A-disaccharide synthase, with amino-acid sequence MQDIDVSKHTPLIAMLAGEESGDQLGADLIVALRKRYPQARFVGIGGARMQREGFESWYDIGELSLFGFSEVVRHLPRLLRLRKTLVARLLKAKPDVVVGIDAPDFNLGVEQRLKQAGLLTVHYVSPSVWAWREKRAEKIGRSAQRVLCLFPMEPAIYAKHGIDARFVGHPLADRFALVSDRVGARDTLQLSQQAPVLAVLPGSRLSEVGRLGQPFIDAAVRVAAAIPGLQVIIPAANPQVRDRLAALLASLPQQGSKPVLMDGQAHEAMLAADVVLLASGTATLEAMLAKRPMVVGYRVAPMSYRIARALKMLKTDVYSLPNILARASGIDIGGGMLVPELMQENCTADKLAAATLALFQNSERRGTIVAAFEHLHHVLQGGFHDHAGDRAAAAIAELIDQAQDGA; translated from the coding sequence ATGCAAGACATCGACGTCTCCAAGCACACTCCCTTGATCGCCATGCTTGCCGGCGAAGAATCCGGCGACCAGTTGGGCGCGGACCTGATCGTCGCCTTGCGCAAGCGCTACCCGCAAGCACGCTTCGTCGGTATCGGCGGTGCGCGCATGCAGCGCGAGGGGTTTGAGTCCTGGTACGACATTGGCGAGCTGTCGCTGTTCGGCTTCAGTGAAGTCGTTCGCCATTTGCCGCGACTGCTGCGCCTGCGCAAGACGCTGGTTGCGCGACTGCTCAAGGCAAAGCCCGATGTGGTGGTCGGTATTGACGCGCCGGATTTCAACCTCGGCGTGGAACAACGGCTGAAACAGGCGGGTCTGCTGACCGTGCACTACGTCAGTCCCTCGGTCTGGGCGTGGCGCGAGAAACGCGCCGAAAAAATCGGCCGCAGCGCGCAGCGTGTGCTCTGTCTGTTCCCGATGGAACCGGCGATCTATGCGAAGCACGGCATCGACGCGCGCTTCGTCGGCCACCCGCTGGCCGATCGCTTCGCGCTGGTCTCCGACCGCGTCGGCGCGCGCGACACGCTGCAGTTGTCGCAGCAAGCACCCGTGCTCGCCGTGCTGCCGGGCAGCCGGCTGTCTGAAGTGGGCCGACTGGGCCAACCCTTCATTGATGCCGCCGTCCGCGTGGCAGCGGCGATACCCGGGCTGCAGGTGATCATTCCGGCTGCCAACCCGCAAGTGCGCGACCGACTCGCTGCCTTGCTGGCCAGCCTGCCGCAGCAAGGCAGCAAACCGGTGCTGATGGACGGTCAGGCACATGAGGCCATGCTCGCTGCCGACGTGGTGTTGCTGGCCTCGGGTACCGCCACACTCGAGGCAATGCTGGCCAAGCGTCCGATGGTGGTCGGCTATCGCGTGGCGCCCATGAGTTACCGGATTGCGCGCGCCCTGAAAATGCTGAAGACCGACGTCTACTCGTTGCCGAACATTTTGGCGCGTGCCAGCGGCATCGACATCGGCGGCGGCATGCTGGTACCGGAACTGATGCAGGAAAACTGCACCGCCGACAAGCTCGCGGCCGCCACGCTGGCGCTGTTTCAGAACAGCGAGCGACGCGGCACCATTGTCGCTGCGTTCGAGCACCTGCATCACGTGCTGCAAGGTGGTTTTCACGACCACGCCGGTGATCGTGCCGCGGCGGCGATTGCCGAGTTGATTGATCAAGCGCAAGACGGTGCTTGA
- the lpxA gene encoding acyl-ACP--UDP-N-acetylglucosamine O-acyltransferase: MIHPTAVIDPSAIIGANVSIGAYSVIGADVEIGDGTVIGPHVVIEGPTRIGRDNRINQFASLGGDPQDKKWQGERTELVIGDRNLIREFTTINRGTGDGGALTRLGNDNWVLAYVHIAHDCQIGNNVVFSNYSALAGHVSIGDWTILSGYSGVHQFCKVGAHAFIGMGCLVGHDVPPFVMMANEQHGRPRGINSEGLKRRGFDAPRIAAIKRAYRTLYMAGLSLPEAREKLVEQARESDDVRAMLEFVDQSERSLAR; this comes from the coding sequence ATGATTCATCCCACCGCGGTGATTGACCCGTCAGCCATCATCGGCGCCAACGTCAGCATCGGCGCGTACAGCGTGATCGGTGCCGACGTGGAGATCGGCGACGGCACCGTGATCGGTCCGCATGTGGTGATTGAAGGACCGACCCGAATCGGCCGCGACAACCGGATCAACCAGTTCGCTTCGCTGGGTGGCGATCCGCAGGACAAGAAGTGGCAGGGCGAACGCACCGAACTGGTGATTGGCGACCGCAACCTGATTCGCGAATTCACCACCATCAATCGCGGCACCGGTGACGGTGGTGCACTCACCCGGCTTGGCAACGACAACTGGGTGCTGGCCTATGTGCATATCGCCCACGACTGCCAGATCGGCAACAACGTGGTGTTCTCCAACTACTCGGCGCTGGCCGGACACGTCAGCATCGGCGACTGGACCATCCTTTCCGGCTACTCCGGCGTGCACCAGTTCTGCAAGGTCGGCGCCCACGCGTTCATCGGCATGGGCTGTCTGGTCGGTCATGACGTACCGCCGTTCGTGATGATGGCCAACGAGCAGCACGGTCGTCCACGCGGCATCAACAGTGAAGGCCTCAAGCGTCGCGGCTTCGATGCGCCACGCATCGCCGCGATCAAACGTGCCTACCGCACCCTGTACATGGCCGGTCTGTCGCTGCCCGAGGCACGCGAAAAGCTGGTCGAACAGGCCCGCGAAAGCGACGATGTACGCGCCATGCTGGAGTTCGTCGACCAGAGCGAGCGGTCGCTGGCGCGCTGA
- a CDS encoding CDP-archaeol synthase produces the protein MLLQRILTALVLAPLTILIIMLAPTGIFGAIVALAFLGAWWEWAKLSGLTNRSARMALMAVAAIVFGLLWLVQGSAWTPWLLAAGVAWWVVACWWLRHFAFGAAPTRENLALKLIAGAFVIFPTWVALTSIHARLPHGHWWTLLALLIVWASDIGAYFSGRTFGKRKLAPQISPGKTWAGAYGAMVAGVLIADIGGWLLGVRGSSLLALSVLAAITVAISIVGDLLESLMKRHAQVKDSGSIFPGHGGLMDRLDSVFAALPVFAAGLLLLDI, from the coding sequence ATGCTGCTTCAGCGCATTCTCACCGCCCTGGTGCTCGCGCCGCTGACGATCCTGATCATCATGCTGGCACCCACCGGGATCTTCGGCGCGATCGTTGCACTGGCCTTCCTTGGTGCCTGGTGGGAATGGGCGAAGCTGAGCGGGCTGACGAACCGCTCCGCGCGGATGGCCCTGATGGCCGTCGCCGCCATCGTGTTTGGCTTGCTCTGGCTGGTTCAAGGCAGCGCCTGGACACCGTGGCTACTGGCCGCCGGCGTGGCATGGTGGGTGGTGGCCTGCTGGTGGTTGCGCCATTTCGCCTTTGGCGCGGCGCCGACCCGTGAAAACCTCGCGTTGAAACTGATTGCCGGTGCGTTCGTGATCTTTCCCACCTGGGTCGCCCTGACCAGCATCCATGCCCGCCTGCCGCATGGTCACTGGTGGACCTTGCTGGCGCTGCTGATCGTGTGGGCTTCGGACATCGGCGCGTACTTTAGCGGGCGCACCTTCGGCAAACGCAAACTGGCGCCGCAGATCAGCCCCGGCAAGACCTGGGCTGGCGCCTATGGCGCGATGGTGGCCGGCGTCCTGATTGCCGATATCGGCGGCTGGCTGCTCGGTGTCCGCGGCAGCTCGCTGCTCGCGCTGTCAGTGCTGGCGGCCATCACCGTTGCCATATCAATCGTCGGCGACCTGCTCGAAAGCCTGATGAAGCGACATGCCCAGGTGAAGGATTCCGGCAGCATTTTCCCCGGCCACGGCGGCTTGATGGATCGACTGGACAGCGTGTTCGCCGCGTTGCCGGTATTCGCCGCCGGTCTGTTGCTGCTGGATATCTGA
- the fabZ gene encoding 3-hydroxyacyl-ACP dehydratase FabZ, whose protein sequence is MTDNSDLLTLPIDVEQIQALLPHRYPFLLVDRVVEIVPDVSVVAIKNVTINEPFFQGHFPGHPVMPGVLLIEAMAQAAGLLTQISRHMKGDQVSALFYLVKVDNARFSAPVVPGDQVRMEVSLKRLMRSMGIFTARSLVDGKEVASCELMCAARSGK, encoded by the coding sequence ATGACTGACAACAGCGACCTCTTGACCCTGCCGATCGATGTGGAGCAGATCCAGGCCTTGCTTCCGCATCGTTACCCTTTCCTGCTGGTGGACCGGGTGGTCGAGATCGTACCCGACGTCAGCGTGGTGGCGATCAAGAACGTGACCATCAACGAACCGTTCTTCCAGGGGCACTTCCCCGGTCACCCGGTGATGCCCGGCGTATTGCTCATCGAGGCGATGGCGCAGGCGGCCGGCCTGCTCACCCAGATCAGCCGCCACATGAAAGGCGACCAGGTCAGTGCGCTGTTCTATCTGGTCAAGGTCGACAACGCACGCTTCAGTGCGCCGGTGGTTCCGGGTGATCAGGTGCGCATGGAAGTCAGTCTGAAAAGGTTGATGCGCAGCATGGGCATCTTTACCGCACGCTCGCTGGTCGACGGCAAGGAAGTGGCCAGCTGCGAACTGATGTGCGCAGCGAGGTCGGGCAAATGA
- the lpxD gene encoding UDP-3-O-(3-hydroxymyristoyl)glucosamine N-acyltransferase translates to MSTIHYTVAELAQHLGLVANGDGTRVIDGVGTLAAAGPSQLSFLSNSKYTVQLAATRAGVVVLREADLAQCPTAALIASDPYVAYAKLATLFERVPVAPAGIHPAAVVANSAQISSSASIGPGCVIAERAVIGDNVVLGPHCIIGEDCTIGADCRLVARVTLVTRVTLGQRVLVHPGAVIGSDGFGLAFDRSVSDHGGWIKLPQLGGVRIGDDCEIGANTTIDRGALDDTVLEEDVRLDNQIQIAHNVHIGAHTAMAGCAAVAGSAKIGRYCMIGGNAGVLGHLELADGVTITAKSLVTHSIREAGEYSSGVPLQDNRQWRKNAARFKHLDEYARRLSTLEKDNNND, encoded by the coding sequence ATGAGCACAATCCATTACACGGTGGCCGAACTGGCACAGCACCTGGGTTTGGTCGCCAACGGTGACGGCACCCGGGTGATCGACGGCGTCGGCACCCTGGCAGCGGCCGGACCGAGCCAGCTCAGCTTTCTCTCGAACAGCAAATACACCGTCCAGCTGGCGGCGACCCGCGCCGGCGTGGTCGTCCTGCGCGAAGCCGATCTGGCGCAGTGTCCCACCGCTGCATTGATCGCTAGCGATCCCTACGTGGCGTACGCAAAGCTGGCTACGCTGTTCGAGCGGGTGCCCGTCGCCCCTGCAGGCATTCATCCTGCTGCGGTAGTGGCCAACAGTGCGCAGATCAGCTCCAGCGCCAGCATCGGTCCCGGCTGCGTCATCGCCGAGCGCGCCGTGATCGGCGACAACGTGGTGCTGGGCCCGCACTGCATCATCGGCGAAGACTGCACGATCGGTGCCGACTGCCGTCTGGTGGCCCGGGTCACCCTGGTCACCCGAGTGACGCTTGGCCAGCGCGTACTGGTGCATCCCGGCGCAGTGATCGGCTCGGACGGCTTCGGCCTCGCTTTCGATCGCAGCGTGTCCGACCACGGTGGCTGGATCAAGCTGCCGCAACTGGGCGGCGTGCGCATCGGTGACGACTGCGAGATCGGTGCCAACACCACGATCGACCGCGGCGCACTGGACGACACCGTGCTGGAAGAAGACGTGCGACTGGACAATCAAATCCAGATCGCCCACAACGTCCACATCGGCGCGCACACCGCCATGGCCGGTTGCGCCGCGGTTGCCGGCAGCGCGAAGATCGGCCGCTACTGCATGATCGGCGGCAACGCCGGCGTGCTCGGTCATCTGGAACTCGCCGACGGGGTTACCATTACCGCCAAGAGCCTGGTGACGCATTCCATCCGCGAGGCCGGCGAATATTCATCGGGCGTGCCGCTGCAGGACAACCGCCAGTGGCGGAAGAATGCTGCACGCTTCAAACATCTGGACGAGTACGCGCGTCGCCTGTCGACGCTGGAGAAGGACAACAACAATGACTGA
- a CDS encoding 1-deoxy-D-xylulose-5-phosphate reductoisomerase, producing the protein MHKVAVLGATGSIGGSTLDVIARHPQHFRATVLTAHRQVEALVALCVKHRPELAVIADPALEAELARRLAAAGVHCEVASGHDALTAAVSSELCDTVVAAIVGAAGLESTLAAARTGKRLLLANKESIVMAGSLLLEALAASGGVLIPVDSEHNAIFQCLPGGRPDLGKHGVRRIILTASGGPFRGRGRAELAEITPEQACKHPNWVMGRKISVDSATLMNKGLEVIEAHHLFAAPADVIDVVVHPQSLIHSMVEYVDGSVLAQLGNPDMRTAIAHALAWPERVESGVASLDLASCAPLQFEQPDLVTFRCLALAFQALRAGGDAPAVLNAANEVAVEAFLAGALPFLAIADVVESVLAELPAQAVVDVGTLCERDAMARAAARRVLRNAC; encoded by the coding sequence ATGCACAAGGTTGCCGTTCTGGGCGCCACCGGTTCCATCGGTGGCAGCACGCTTGATGTCATCGCACGCCACCCGCAGCACTTTCGCGCCACTGTGTTGACCGCGCACCGCCAGGTCGAGGCACTGGTCGCGTTGTGTGTGAAGCATCGCCCCGAGCTGGCGGTGATTGCCGATCCGGCGCTGGAAGCCGAGCTGGCGCGTCGTCTGGCTGCGGCCGGGGTGCATTGCGAGGTGGCCAGCGGCCATGACGCGCTGACTGCCGCCGTCTCCAGTGAGCTGTGTGACACCGTGGTGGCCGCCATCGTCGGCGCCGCCGGACTGGAATCCACGCTGGCCGCCGCACGCACCGGCAAACGGCTGTTGCTGGCCAACAAAGAATCCATCGTGATGGCCGGCTCGCTGTTGCTCGAAGCACTGGCTGCCAGCGGTGGCGTGCTGATTCCGGTCGACTCCGAACACAACGCGATCTTCCAGTGCCTTCCAGGCGGCCGACCCGACCTTGGCAAGCACGGTGTGCGTCGAATCATTCTGACCGCTTCCGGCGGACCATTTCGGGGTCGCGGTCGTGCTGAGCTCGCTGAGATCACGCCGGAGCAGGCCTGCAAACACCCCAACTGGGTGATGGGGCGCAAGATCTCGGTCGATTCAGCCACCCTGATGAACAAGGGCCTGGAGGTCATCGAGGCCCACCATCTGTTCGCCGCGCCAGCGGATGTCATCGACGTGGTGGTGCATCCGCAAAGCCTGATTCATTCAATGGTCGAGTATGTCGATGGCTCGGTACTCGCCCAGCTCGGCAACCCGGACATGCGCACGGCAATCGCTCACGCACTGGCCTGGCCGGAACGGGTCGAGTCCGGCGTAGCCTCGCTGGACCTCGCCAGTTGCGCCCCGCTGCAGTTCGAGCAACCTGACCTGGTCACCTTCCGCTGCCTGGCCCTGGCTTTTCAGGCGCTGCGCGCCGGCGGCGATGCCCCTGCAGTACTGAACGCGGCCAACGAGGTTGCCGTGGAAGCCTTCCTCGCTGGTGCGCTGCCGTTCCTGGCGATCGCTGACGTGGTCGAGTCCGTGCTTGCGGAACTGCCGGCGCAAGCCGTGGTCGATGTTGGAACGCTTTGTGAACGCGACGCCATGGCGCGGGCTGCCGCACGTCGCGTCCTGCGCAATGCTTGCTGA